In the genome of Pseudomonas fluorescens, the window CTGCATGCCTTGCTGGCGCACGTTGATGGCACGCACGTCGCAGTCTTCGCCGAAACCATAGGTGACCGTCGGGCGTTTGACCTGCGGGAGGATTTCACGCACCACCGGATCGTCCAGGCACACCACCGCCAGACCGTAGAACGGCAGGTTGTGGAGGAACTCGACGAAGGTTTTCTTCAGTTTGTTGAAGTCACCGTCGTAGGTCGCCATGTGATCGGCGTCGATGTTGGTGACCACGGCCACCAGCGGCTGCAAGTGCAGGAAGCTGGCGTCGCTTTCGTCGGCTTCGGCGATCAGGTAGCGGCTGGTGCCAAGCTGGGCATTGGTGCCCGCGGCATTCAGGCGTCCACCAATGACGAATGTCGGGTCCAGGCCACCGGCGGCGAACACCGAAGCGATCAGGCTGGTGGTGGTGGTTTTGCCGTGGGTACCGGCAACGGCGATGCCGTGGCGATAACGCATCAGCTCAGCCAGCATCTCTGCACGCGGCACCACCGGAATACGGCGTTCCAGCGCGGTGGCGACTTCCGGGTTGGACGTGTTCACGGCGCTCGACACCACCAGCACATCGGCAGCGGCGGCGTTCTCGGCGCGGTGGCCGATGAAGATCTGCGCCCCGAAGGACTCCAGACGCTCGGTCACCGGCGAAGCCTTCAGGTCGGAACCGGACACTTCATAGCCCAGGTTCAACAACACTTCAGCAATCCCGCACATGCCCACACCGCCGATACCGACGAAGTGGATGCGGCGGATGCGGCGCATTTCCGGTTGCGGCATGGCTTTCTGATTCTCAACCATGGGCCACCTCCAGGCAGCTATCGACCACGTTACGGGTGGCATCGGGTTTGGCCAGGCGGCGTGCTGCAGTAGCCATTTCGTTGAGTCGTTGTGGTTGCATCAGGACCTCTGTCAGGCGAGCGGCAAGATCCGCTGCGCCAGTCGTTCTTTGTGGCATCAGGAAGGCTGCGCCTTCACGGGCCAAATATTCGGCGTTGCGGGTCTGGTGATCGTCGATGGCGTGAGGCAAAGGCACCAGCATCGAGGGCAGACCGGCAGCGGCCAGTTCACTGATGGTCAGCGCGCCTGCGCGGCACACCACCAGGTCGGCCCAGCTGTAGGCTTGGGCCATGTCTTTGATGAAGGGCTGCACCTGCGCCTCGACGCCAGCCGCGCGATAGCGCTCTGCAGTCACTTCATCGTGGTTTTTGCCGGCCTGATGGAACACTTCCGGACGCAAATCGGCAGCGACTTGCGACAGGGCTTCAGGCAGCAGCTTGTTCAACGGCTCTGCACCCAGGCTTCCGCCCAGGATCAGCAAACGCGCCTTGCGACCGGCCAGGGCAGGTCGCGATGTCTCGAGGAACAGCTCGGTGCGCACCGGGTTACCGGTGGTCCGGCGGCTGTCCGACAGGGTAAAGGTGTCGGGGAACGCTTCACAGACTCGGGCGGCCAACGGCACCAGCAACCGATTGGCGGTACCGGCCACGGCGTTCTGCTCGTGAACGATCACCGGCACACCGGCCAGTTTGGCCGCGACACCGCCAGGACCGGTCACAAAACCACCAAATCCAACGACGCAGACCGGCTGCAGACGGCGAATGATCGCCCGCGCCTGCCAGACCGACTTGAACAACATGAACGGTGCCTTGAGCAGGGACAATTTGCCCTTGCCGCGCAGACCGCTGGCGTGGATCCGATGCAACTCGATACCTGCCGCCGGCACCAGATCGTTCTCGATCCCACGCGGGGTGCCGAGCCAGTGCACGGTATAGCCGCGCGCCTGGAATTCGCGGGCACAGGCCAGCGCCGGGAACACGTGACCACCGGTGCCGCCGGCCATGATCATGACGTTAGCGCCCATGGTTCGTCTCCTCGGCGAAGTCGCTCTCATGGAACTCCATCTCTTCACTGCCCAGGTGGGTTCGACTTTCCCACTCGATACGCAACAGCAAGCCGAGACAGGCACAGCAGATCACCAACGAACTGCCGCCATAACTGAGGAACGGCAGGGTCAGACCCTTGGTCGGCAGTAGGCCGACGTTCACGCCGATGTTGATCAGGAATTGACCAATCCACAGGAACGACAGACCGTATGCCACGTAAGCTGCAAAAAACTGCTTGGCCTTTTCAGCCCACAAACCGATGTACATGCCGCGAATACACACAAAGACGAACAGTGCCACGGTGCACAACGAACCCACCGCCCCCAGCTCTTCGGCCAGGACCGAGAACACGAAGTCAGTGTGGGCTTCCGGCAGGTAGAACTGTTTCTGCACGCTATTGCCCAGGCCAACGCCCAGCCACTCGCCGCGACCGAAGGCGATCAATGCCTGGGACAACTGATAGCCGGCGCCGAACTGGTCGGCCCACGGGTCGGCAAAGTTGGTCAGACGCGCCATTCGATACGGCTGCATTTGAATCAACAGCACCACCGCGCCGACGGCCAGGACCACCATCAGGGAAAAACGGAACAGCCCGACGCCGCCAAGGAACAGCATCGCCGCCGCCGCCCCCATCATCACGACGGTGGCACCGAAGTCCGGCTCCATCAGCAGCAGGCCCGCCATCGGCAGCAGCACGATGAACGGCTTGAAGAAGCCCATCCAGCTTTCACGCACTTCTTTCTGGCGACGCACCAGATAACCGGCGAGGTAGATCACCACGAACACCTTGGCGATCTCGGAAGGCTGGACGTTGAAGAAACTGAAGCCGATCCAGCGCATCGAGCCGTTAACCTCACGGCCGATCCCCGGAATGATCACCATCACCAGCAAGCCGAACGCACCCAGCAGCATCAGCCAGCCCAGGCGTTGCCAGGTGGCGATAGGGATCATCATGGTGACGATGCAGGCCCCCAGGCCCAGCACCGCATAAATCAGGTGGCGAATCATGTAATACAGGGCGCTGCCCGACTGCACGGCCGCCACTTCGGTCGATGCCGAGGCGATCATGATCAGCCCCAGGCCGAGCAGCGTCAGGCAACCGGCGAGCATCGGAAAGTCGAGGTCAATACCGCGCCCGGTGATGAGCGGCGATGGATACGGCTTGATGATGCCTTTCAGACTCATGCCAGATCCTCCACGGCTTGGACGAACTGGTGACCACGGTCTTCGTAGTTCTTGAACATGTCGAAACTGGCGCAGGCTGGCGACAGCAGCACTACGTCGCCCGGTTGGGCTGCGGCACGGCATTGCTCGACGGCTTCGACCAGGGAGCCGGCGCGGATCAGCGGTACGGCATCGCCGATGGCCTCGCCGATCTTGTCGGAGTCACGGCCCATCAGCACCACCGCGCGGCAATTGGCCGCCACCGGATCGCGCAGGTCCTTGAACTCGGCACCCTTGCCGTCGCCACCGGCGATCAGCACGACTTTGCCGTCGATGTCTGCGCCCAAACCTTCGATGGCCGCCAGTGCGGCGCCGACGTTGGTGGCTTTGGAATCGTTGTAGTAGCCCACGCCGTCGAGGTCACGAACCCATTGGCAACGATGCTCGAGACCGGCAAAGGTGCGCAGGCTCGACAGCATGGCATCGAACGGCAGGCCAACCGCATGGCCCAGGGCCAGGGCCGCCAGGGCGTTGGACTGGTTATGGGCGCCGCGAATCTTCAATTCGCGCACCGGCATCAGGTTCTGGAATTCGAAGGCCAGGTATTTCTCGCCGTCTTCTTCACGGATACCAAACGCCTTGAAATCGGGTTTGCTCAGGCCGAAAGTCCAGCATGGCTGCCCTTCACCCATCAACGGACGACTCAGGGCGTCCTGGCGATTGACCACGAACTGCCTGGCGCCACGGAAGATCCGGTGCTTGGCCAGGTGATAGGCCGGCAGACCGCTGTAACGGTCCATGTGGTCTTCGCTGACGTTGAGCACGGTCGCCACTTCGGCGTTGAGCTGATCGGTGGTTTCCAGCTGGAAACTCGACAACTCCATCACGTACAGCTCGATGTCGTCGCTGAGCAAGTCCAACGCCGGGGTACCGAGATTGCCACCGACGGCAACACGTTTGCCGGCCGCAGCCGCCATTTCGCCGACCAGCGTGGTGACGGTACTTTTCGCGTTGGAGCCGCTGATGGCCACGATCGGCGCCTTCGCGTTACGCGCGAACAGCTCGATGTCACCGGACAATTTCACGCCTCGGGCGGCGGCAGCCTGCAGGGCCGGGGTCGCCAGCGCCAGGCCGGGGCTCACGTAGAGCTCGTTGGCACGGCACAGGAATTCGACGTCGAGCTCGCCACAACGCACTTCCACGTGCGGATAGTCACGCTTGAGCGTGGCCAGTTCCGGTGGATTTTCCCGCGTATCGGCCACGGCAAACGCCACGCTCCGGTTCGCCAGGAAGCGAACCAGGGACATGCCGCTCTTGCCGAGGCCGACAACGATGCGGAAGTGGTCAGAAGCGATCAGAGACACGAGTTTCTACCTCAGCTTCAGGGTGGCAAGGCCGACCAGCACGAGAATCACGGTGATGATCCAGAAACGGACGATCACGCGCGGCTCGGGCCAGCCCTTGAGTTCAAAGTGGTGGTGAATCGGTGCCATGCGGAACACGCGGCGACCGGTCAGTTTAAAAGAGGCGACCTGAATGACGACGGACAGGGTTTCCATCACGAACACGCCACCCATGATGAACAGGACGATTTCCTGACGGACGATCACCGCGATGGTGCCCAGGGCCGCGCCCAGCGCCAGTGCGCCGACGTCACCCATGAAGACTTGTGCCGGATAGGTGTTGAACCAGAGGAAGCCCAGGCCAGCTCCGATCAACGCGCCACAGAACACGATCAACTCGCCTGCGCCCGGTACGTAAGGAATCAGCAGGTATTCGGCGAACTTCACGTTACCCGACAGGTAGCAGAAAATCCCCAGGCCACCGCCGACCATCACGGTCGGCATGATCGCCAGGCCGTCGAGGCCGTCGGTCAGGTTGACCGCGTTGCTCGAACCGACGATCACGAAATAGGTCAGGACGATGAAGCCGGCGCCCAATGGAATGCTGTAGTCCTTGAGCATCGGCAGGATCAGCGTGGTTTCCACCGGCGTGGCGGCGGTCACATACAGAAAGATCGCCGCGCCCAGGCCGAATACCGATTGCCAGAAATACTTCCAGCGGCTTGGTAACCCACGGGAGTTTTTCTCGATGACCTTGCGGTAGTCGTCGACCCAGCCGATGGCGCCGAACAGCAGGGTCACCAGCAACACGACCCAGACGTAACGGTTGCTCAGGTCAGCCCACAACAGGGTGCTGACACCGATGGACGACAGAATCAGTGCGCCGCCCATGGTTGGCGTACCCGATTTGGACAGGTGCGACTGCGGGCCGTCATTGCGAACGGATTGACCGATCTGACGGTTCTGCAGGGTGCGGATCATCCACGGGCCATAGCACAGCGACAAGACCAGCGCGGTCAGTACACCGAGAATCCCGCGCAGGGTCAGGTACTGGAAGACCGCGAAGCCT includes:
- the murG gene encoding undecaprenyldiphospho-muramoylpentapeptide beta-N-acetylglucosaminyltransferase, which gives rise to MGANVMIMAGGTGGHVFPALACAREFQARGYTVHWLGTPRGIENDLVPAAGIELHRIHASGLRGKGKLSLLKAPFMLFKSVWQARAIIRRLQPVCVVGFGGFVTGPGGVAAKLAGVPVIVHEQNAVAGTANRLLVPLAARVCEAFPDTFTLSDSRRTTGNPVRTELFLETSRPALAGRKARLLILGGSLGAEPLNKLLPEALSQVAADLRPEVFHQAGKNHDEVTAERYRAAGVEAQVQPFIKDMAQAYSWADLVVCRAGALTISELAAAGLPSMLVPLPHAIDDHQTRNAEYLAREGAAFLMPQRTTGAADLAARLTEVLMQPQRLNEMATAARRLAKPDATRNVVDSCLEVAHG
- the murC gene encoding UDP-N-acetylmuramate--L-alanine ligase translates to MVENQKAMPQPEMRRIRRIHFVGIGGVGMCGIAEVLLNLGYEVSGSDLKASPVTERLESFGAQIFIGHRAENAAAADVLVVSSAVNTSNPEVATALERRIPVVPRAEMLAELMRYRHGIAVAGTHGKTTTTSLIASVFAAGGLDPTFVIGGRLNAAGTNAQLGTSRYLIAEADESDASFLHLQPLVAVVTNIDADHMATYDGDFNKLKKTFVEFLHNLPFYGLAVVCLDDPVVREILPQVKRPTVTYGFGEDCDVRAINVRQQGMQTFFTVLRPDREPLDVSVNMPGNHNVLNALATICIATDEGVSDEAIVQGLSGFQGVGRRFQVYGELPVDGGNVMLVDDYGHHPTEVAAVIKAVRGGWPERRLVMVYQPHRYSRTRDLYDDFVNVLADANVLLLMEVYPAGEEPIPGADSRKLCNSIRQRGQLDPIYIERGVDLAPVVKPLLRAGDILLCQGAGDIGGLAPKLLKSELFAGAVAAPEKGKLK
- the ftsW gene encoding putative lipid II flippase FtsW, giving the protein MKGIIKPYPSPLITGRGIDLDFPMLAGCLTLLGLGLIMIASASTEVAAVQSGSALYYMIRHLIYAVLGLGACIVTMMIPIATWQRLGWLMLLGAFGLLVMVIIPGIGREVNGSMRWIGFSFFNVQPSEIAKVFVVIYLAGYLVRRQKEVRESWMGFFKPFIVLLPMAGLLLMEPDFGATVVMMGAAAAMLFLGGVGLFRFSLMVVLAVGAVVLLIQMQPYRMARLTNFADPWADQFGAGYQLSQALIAFGRGEWLGVGLGNSVQKQFYLPEAHTDFVFSVLAEELGAVGSLCTVALFVFVCIRGMYIGLWAEKAKQFFAAYVAYGLSFLWIGQFLINIGVNVGLLPTKGLTLPFLSYGGSSLVICCACLGLLLRIEWESRTHLGSEEMEFHESDFAEETNHGR
- the murD gene encoding UDP-N-acetylmuramoyl-L-alanine--D-glutamate ligase, whose amino-acid sequence is MSLIASDHFRIVVGLGKSGMSLVRFLANRSVAFAVADTRENPPELATLKRDYPHVEVRCGELDVEFLCRANELYVSPGLALATPALQAAAARGVKLSGDIELFARNAKAPIVAISGSNAKSTVTTLVGEMAAAAGKRVAVGGNLGTPALDLLSDDIELYVMELSSFQLETTDQLNAEVATVLNVSEDHMDRYSGLPAYHLAKHRIFRGARQFVVNRQDALSRPLMGEGQPCWTFGLSKPDFKAFGIREEDGEKYLAFEFQNLMPVRELKIRGAHNQSNALAALALGHAVGLPFDAMLSSLRTFAGLEHRCQWVRDLDGVGYYNDSKATNVGAALAAIEGLGADIDGKVVLIAGGDGKGAEFKDLRDPVAANCRAVVLMGRDSDKIGEAIGDAVPLIRAGSLVEAVEQCRAAAQPGDVVLLSPACASFDMFKNYEDRGHQFVQAVEDLA
- the mraY gene encoding phospho-N-acetylmuramoyl-pentapeptide-transferase: MLLLLAEYLQQFYKGFAVFQYLTLRGILGVLTALVLSLCYGPWMIRTLQNRQIGQSVRNDGPQSHLSKSGTPTMGGALILSSIGVSTLLWADLSNRYVWVVLLVTLLFGAIGWVDDYRKVIEKNSRGLPSRWKYFWQSVFGLGAAIFLYVTAATPVETTLILPMLKDYSIPLGAGFIVLTYFVIVGSSNAVNLTDGLDGLAIMPTVMVGGGLGIFCYLSGNVKFAEYLLIPYVPGAGELIVFCGALIGAGLGFLWFNTYPAQVFMGDVGALALGAALGTIAVIVRQEIVLFIMGGVFVMETLSVVIQVASFKLTGRRVFRMAPIHHHFELKGWPEPRVIVRFWIITVILVLVGLATLKLR